From the genome of Sulfurospirillum tamanense:
TAGTATTCCATATGCTCAGGTTCGGCGTTGGTGACAACAGCCACGTACGGGTTAGAGTTTAAAAAGCTCTCATCACTTTCATCGGCTTCAAAGATGACGTTTTTGCCCTCTTTGTAAACCATGTTGGTACCAAATTGCTTTGATTCGGCCCCAATAATCACACTGCCCTCTACCATGGACGCTAGCATTGCGCTGGTGGTGCTTTTCCCGTGGGCGCCTGCTACAGAAAAGACCCGACGCTCTTTGAGGATAAACAACAACGCTTCTTTTCGAGACACAACCAATTTACCCTGACGTCGCGCCTCGACCATTTCTACATTATCAGGCTTAATCACCGCCGAATACACCACATAATCTTGGTCGCCAATGCTTTCTTTACAATGAGGCACGCACACCGTAATGCCCTCTTTTTGCAAAGCGTCAGTGATAGTTGTTTGCTTAATGTCTGAGCCCGTAATATGGTGCCCTTGTTGTTTTAAAAACCGCGCCAATGCTGAAAGTCCGATGCCACCGATACCAATAAAATGTATTTTTTTCACGCCCACCCTTTTAAAAAATCTCGTATTCTCTCCAGCGCTTCTCGCACCCGATCTGGGGTTTCAACCAACGCTATGCGTACGTAAGCATGTCCCATTCCACCGCGTCCAAGGTAGCTTCCGGGCAACACTTTGACCCTTTGAGCTTCGTAGAGCGCTTTAGCAAAGGCTTCGCCATCCCTTACATATAACCACAGGTAAAAGGTGGCTTCCGAGGGCGTGATGCCTAAAATCTCACGAGCCAGTGCCATGTTTTGCGCGTAAACCCTGCGCGCCTCTTCCACGTGGGCTTCGTCCCTCCATGCCGCAATGGCCGCCATTTGCAAGGGCAAAGGCGAAGCACATCCCACGTAGGTGCGGTACTTCGCGTATCCCTCTAACAACTTCTTATCTCCCGCAATAAAGCCCGAACGAAGCCCGGGGGCACAACTGCGCTTAGAGATGGAGTTGACCACCAAGGTGTTGCGGTACGTGGTATTGCCAATGGCTTTGGCCGCTTCGAGGAGTGAAGGGGGTGGTGTGCTGGTGTAGATTTCGCTGTAGCACTCGTCATTTAGCACCACTACATCTTGTTCTACCGCCAAGCGGGCCCAAGGTTTTAAAGCTTCAAGGTCCATCACACGGGCTGTTGGATTGGAGGGTGAGTTGAGGATAATCAAATCGCAATCCTTTAACACAGCAGGGTCGCACACGGGCAAAAAACCGTTTTCTTCTCGTAGTTCTAAATGCACAACCCGTGCACGCGCGGCGATGGCGGCGCCTTCGTAAATCTGATAAAACGGGTTCACAAATCCCATCACAGGATGAGGCACATCGAACAACGCGTATTGGGGAAAATTAAACAGCACTTCACGGGTGCCAAAGGTGGGCAAAAGCATCCCCTCTTCAAGGGGCACACCAAAGCGGCGTTGCATGAATTCCCGCTGGGCTTGTCTTAGGCCCTCTTCTCCTGCTGTTTTGGGGTATTTATTGAGCAAAGAGGCCTCTTTAGCAAGAGTCTCTTGGATAAACAGTGGCGTTGAAAATTGAGGTTCGCCTATGGTTAATGCAATGGGCGAAAGGGTACAAGGGGAGGTACACTCAGCTAAAAGCAACTCAAGTTTTTCAAAAGGATAAGGTTCAAAGTGCATGACGCTCCTTTTAAACAGGCATGGAAAAGGTTTGGTGAATCAATTCCCCTGCTGCGTCAAAATAGAGGTAATACAACACGTCTTTTTTCACACTCAACCCCGCCAAATAGCGCAATGCCAAATTAGCCTGCAAAGAAGCAATGTGCATAACAATAGGTGCAGCAATCCCTTCGGGTGTTTTGTTTAGCACCTTAAAAGCATCAAAACTGCTTTTTTCAAAAAAACAAACTTGGCCATTAAACGCTTCTACGGAGCCGTAAATCCACGGGGTACTGACGCGCTTAGCGTACGCATTAATGGCCGCGCGCGTAGGAAGGTTGTCTGTCGCATCCAAAATCAAATCTACTTCTATCCCTTTACATGTAAAGGTATCAAAGTCCATCAAATGGGGCACTACTTTCACGCCACCATAGCGTGCTTCTAAAAGTGAACCTAGCACCTTGGCTTTAGGCTTGTTTTCATCTTCCAACTTAAACGCGATTTGGCGGTGAATGTTGTGCAAACTTACTGTGTCAAAATCGACCAAATGAATCTCGCCAATACCGCTACTTCCTAATCCTATACCCAGTGAACTGCCCAAGCCTCCGCTTCCGATAATCGCAATGCGCTTGGTCGTCAAAGAGGCCTGCACCTCTTCCCCCCAAAGTTGCACTTGCCGCGTAAAATAGTTCATACAATTACTCCTTTTTTTGCCCATTGCGTGCGCCATCCCCAGACACGCCGCGCTTCAGTAAGCAAAGCTTTATCGATTGTCGCCACCAATAGTTCTTCTTTATCGGCAAGTGAAACCTCAATTTCACCGTGCGGATTCACCAAAAAACTGTCTCCATAAAAATGCCAACTGCTCTCTTTTTCTTTATAGCTTCCAATGCGATTGGTGCGCAAAATGTAGACATTGTGCGTTAGTGCACGCATTCGCAATAATTCCCGCCAACGTGACCCGCTATCAAAAGCCGACACACTCGGCATCAGCACCGCATCTACCCGCTTTTTATCCACCTCAGCCCACACGGCGTCAAAGTACGCTTCAAACCCATTGACAATCCCATAGCGCACGCCTTCGTGTACAAATACGGGAAGATCATAGCCCGCCTCAGGCTCTAAAAAAAACTTTTCTTCGTTCCAATGCTTGAAATGGATGAGCCAATGCTGTGGATAGTAATGGGTAGACCGTGGGGAAAATTTGGCCGTCACCTTAACAAACCCCTCTTTTTTGACTAACACCAAGGGCGCGATTACAGTTAATTCGTACTTGGCAGACAAGGCTTTGAGGGATTTTATTTTGTAATTACTTTGCTCTTTTGCCATACTTTGAGGCATCGTGGAGAGTTCTTTAAAAAAACTGTTTAGCACATACTCACCCAACACCACAATGCCAATGCCTTTTTTGGCACAAATACGAAAATAATAATCCAATTTCGCGTCACTCATTGGGAGAGTGGGGAGTTGCAACCCAGCTACTAAACTCACGCGATCTCTCCCTTGGCGTGCTCAAACGCCAACTTGGCATTTTCTAACATCTTGGAAGCTTCCTGCAAGGCTTTCATCCCTTTTTTATAGGCCTCCACACTCTCTTCTAGCGTCATTTCAGGCGCGTTGAGTTTTTCTAAAATCTGCTTTGCTTCTTGCAATTTTGTTTCAAAATTTTCAGCCATGTTATGCCTTTGCTTCCAACGCACGCTTGATGTGCATATCGATTTTATCAAGTTCTACTAAAAAAGCGTCGTGTCCGTATTTGCTGTCTATCTCAATATATTCTGCCAAATGCGCACGCCCCAAATCGTCCATGGTTTTTTTAATGGTTGCCATCTCTTCAGGTAAAAACAACAAATCTCCCCGAAAACCAATCAACGTCAATTTGGCGCGCACATGACTGAGTGAATCGTGCAACGATTCAAAGTTGCGCGTCGCATCAAAAATATTCATCGCTTTAATGATGTACAAGTAACTTAAAGGGTCAAAGCGCTTAGAAAAGTTGTGGCCGTTGTACTCCAAATACCGCTCCACTTGAAAGCGACCAAAAAGCTCATACAAACCATCTGTGTCTACGTAATTGCGGCCAAATTTTTTCGCCATCGAATCAGGGCTTAAAAAACTAATATGACCCGCCATGCGCCCAAGAGCAAGACTCACCAGTCCATCTTCTTGAATCTCTTTGGGGTCGTATTGCCCCTCTTTAAATCTAGGGTCATTCAGTACGGCTTCCATAGCAATTTTATTAAAGGCAATCGCCCAAGGTTGCGTAGCGTAGGTTGAGGCCAAAGAAATAATGCGTCCAGAAAAATTAGGGTGCTCAATCGCAAAACAAAGCGCTTGCATCCCTCCCAAAGAGCCCCCAATGACAGCATGGGCCTTATGAATCCCAAGCCTGTCAAATAAAAACCGTTGGGCGCGCACCATATCTGTAATAGTCACCACGGGAAATTTCAAACGGTAGGGCTCGCTGCTTGGAAAACGTGGGGACATGGGGCCAGTAGAACCAAAACAGCTCCCAAGTGTATTCACACAAATAACACAATACCGCGTTGTATCTATGGCTTTACCATCTCCGATGATGCCATCCCACCAACCGGGCTTGGTTTCGTTTTCATAGCGTCCTGCAGCATGGTGGGAGCCTGTGAGGGCATGACATACCACAACTGCATTAGACTTGTCCGCATTGAGCTCCCCGTAAGTTTCGTAAGTCAAATCAAAAGGTTCTAAAATCCGCCCACTTTCTAGGTAAAGCGGATTGGTAAAATGCTCTGTTTTGGTACGTATTTTCACAACCCGTTCGCCTTGTTTGTGCTACTAATTGACACGGTAATTTGGCGCTTCATGGGTAATAATCACATCGTGCACGTGACTCTCTTTAAGCCCCGCGCTCGTAATCTCCACAAACTCTGCTTTGTCATGAAAAATTTCCAAGCTTGCCGCGCCCACATACCCCATGGATGAGCGCAGTCCGCCCACCATCTGATGCACCACACTTTTGACACTACCCACATAAGGAACGCGCCCTTCAATGCCTTCAGGCACCAACTTATCCGTCGCTGTTCCTTCTTGAAAATAGCGGTCTGTGCTTCCTTTAGACATCGCACCAATGCTTCCCATACCGCGGTAGGTTTTGTACTGGCGTCCTTGATAAACAATCAACTCTCCTGGGCTCTCATCGGTTCCGGCTAACAAACTTCCAATCATGACGCTGCTTGCGCCCACAGCCAATGCTTTTGCCACGTCGCCAGAATATTTGATGCCCCCATCGGCAATCACAGGAATCCCATGTTTTCGCCCCACGCTCGCACACTCTTCGATGGCAGAAATCTGAGGCACACCCACACCTGCTACGATGCGCGTGGTACAAATACTACCTGGCCCGATGCCGACCTTGATTCCATCCACTCCTGCCTCAATCAACGCCAGTGCCGCTTCGGCCGTAGCAATGTTCCCTGCAATCACATCTACCCCGTCGATCTCATCTTTGATGCGTTTAACGGTGTCGATAATCCCCTTGGAGTGCCCATGGGCCGAATCAAGCACCAAGACATCCACTCCCGCCTTCGCTAGGGCATGGGCACGGTCATATTGGTGCACCCCAATAGCTGCACCCGCGCGCAAGCGACCAAAGCTATCTTTGTTGGCCGCAGGGTACTCTTGGCGCTTCTTCAAATCTTTAATAGTAATCAACCCCTCAAGCCGTCCTTTTTCATCCACGATAGGCAATTTTTCCACCTTGTTGGTGTGAAAAATACGCTCAGCTTGGTCAAGATCACACCCCAAAGGTGCTGTAATAAGCGGGGCTTTGGTCATGGCTTCTTCCACCAAACGGGTAAAATCGTTCTCAAAGCGCAAATCACGGTTAGTCAAAATTCCCAAAAGATAGCGGTCTTTATCTACAACTGGAACTCCAGAAATGCGGTATTCAGACATAATGTCTAGGGCGTCTTGAATGGTTGCTTTTGGCCCTATAGAAACAGGGTCTATGATAATCCCGCTTTCACTTTTTTTCACACGGCGCACTTCGCGCACTTGCGATTCAATGTCCATGTTTTTATGAATAATACCAATCCCGCCAAGGCGTGCCATCATGATGGCCGCGCGGTGTTCTGTTACTGTATCCATTGCCGCAGAGACAATGGGAAGATTAAGGGGAATGTTACGTGAGAGCATGGTTTGGATATTAACTTCTTTAGGAAGAACTTCAGAGTACCGAGGAACAAGTAAAACATCTTCAAAGGTAAGTGCTCGTTTGCGAATTTTCATCATGGTTTTTCTCCTTTAGCGTGTAAGCGCGCGTTCAAGTGAAAGCGCACCGTCAAATAGGGTTTGTTCTGCGTATGCTTTTGCGACCAATTGCCCACCAATAGGCAATCCCTCTTGGCTCATCCCCAAAGGAAGCGCCAAGGCAGGAAGTCCAGCGAGGTTAATCGAAATGGTATAAATGTCACTTAAATACATTTCCAAAGGATCGCTAATGCTACCAAATTCAAAAGCGGGTGTAGGGGTTACTGGCATAAAAATTAAATCGGCTTCTTCAAAAATAGCCTCGTAATTCTCTTTAATCAAGTGGCGTGCTTTTTGTGCTTTGATGTAGTAAGCATCATAGTAGCCACTACTAAGCACAAAAGTTCCCAACAAAATGCGACGTTTTACCTCGTCCCCAAAACCTTCACTGCGGGTTTTTAAGTACATTTCTTTTAAACTCGCGGCTTCTGCGCGGTTACCATAGCGCACGCCATCGTAGCGACTAAGGTTAGCGCTAGCTTCGGCGGTGGCAATGACATAGTAGGTTGCCACATCATACTTAGTATTCATAAGGTTTTTGTAAACAATCGTATGCCCCTGAGATTCAAGAGCTTTGATGCCTTCTTGCATTTTTTCTTGAATAGAAGGCGCTGCCCCTTCGAGGAAATTTTCAATGACGGCAATGGTGAGTTTGCGATCAGGGTTAAGTGCGGCACTCACGGCTTCATGCGCCATGCGTGCACTTGTGGAATCTCTCTCTTCGTGTCCTGCTAGGATGTCATACAAAATAGCTGCATCTTCGACGTTTTGAGTAATGGGTCCGATTTGGTCAAGGGAACTTGAAAAAGCACCCAAGCCATAGCGGCTCACTTTTCCATAGGTGGGTTTCATCCCTACGCATCCACAAAATGCTGCAGGCTGACGGATGCTCCCGCCTGTGTCGCTCCCAAGTGCTGCAATGGCAAGGCCACCAGCAACCGCAGCGGCACTTCCGCCACTACTGCCTCCAGGGACACATGCGTGGTTGTGGGGATTTTTTGTTTTGCCGTAGTAAGAAGTTTCTGTGGAGCTTCCCATAGCAAACTCATCCATGTTTGTACGACCAAAGGGCGCCAACCCATGCTTAAGAAGATTATCTATCACTGTTGCGTTGTAAGGTGCAACATAACCTTGCAAAATTTTAGACGCGCTGGTAACGTTCCAGCCCTTAACTTGAATGTTGTCTTTAATGGCAATGGGGATACCCTCACCAAGGGTATTAAGCGGTTCACCCGTCAATTGCTCCACATAGGCACCCAAGGCAGCATTTTTTGTGATGTTGTCTTTGAGTGTTGCGCGCAAAGCAGCAAGCTCCTCCTTGGGAAGCGCCATAGCTTCTTTTAATGTCATTTCATATCCTTGATTCTCTTTTTATTAACCAACATAATCCCAACACCAATCATCAATACAACCGCGCCAATCGCGCCAAACACCACCCATAAGCTCACAGGCTGTGCAAGGTTAAGCATGGGTTAACACCTGCGCGCATCTAGGGCAAGGAGTGTTTTCATCCTCTGCGGCGTACTTCCAGCACCGTGGGCACTTCGCCTTTTCGGAACGCCACAAGACAAAAGAGGTGCCATTGGCTTCAAATTTACCCAGCATTTCCGTCTCAAGCGCACGAGGAGAAATCCCACTGACCGTAAGCCAATCTTGTGCGTCCTCTTCTCTAAGCACTTCATAAAACAACGGTGCTTTAGTTTCCACTACAAGCTCTAGCGTGGATTTGATACGTTTTTCTTTTTTCAGGCTGTCGACAATTTCAAAAAACTTTTCCCGCACTTCTTGGGCGCCTTCTAGTTTACATGTAAAGGCTTCAATAGGCGCATAAACCAAATCAAATACGCTTTTTGCCTCTTGTTTGATAATGGGCGGAGCGTATTGCAACACTTCGTCCACCGTATAGGTAAGCACAGGTGCAAGAAGTGGCAAAAAAGCCCGCGTCATATGGACTATCGCGCTTTGGGCTGAGCGTCTTAGACGGTCTTCTTTTCCATTACAATACAAGCGATCTTTGGTAACATCAAGGTAAATACCGCTGAGCTCCACCGTCATAAAATGGGTTAACAGCGCGTAGCCTTTGGAAAAATCATACTCCCTAAAAGCTACTTCCATACCGCGCAACACCTCTCCCGCTTCGCCCAAAATCCAGCGGTCAAGCTCACTCATTTGAGAAGGGGCTACAACCTCTTGCACATCATAAACACACGAAAGCATAAAACGCAATGTGTTGCGGATTTTTCGGTATTGCTCGCTGACTTGCTTAATAATAGTGGGGCTGATTTTCAAATCCGTAGCATAATCACTCATGCCTACCCATAAGCGCAAAATCTCAACACCGTTTTGTTTGGCAATATCCTCAGGAGCCACCACGTTGCCCTTGGATTTGCTCATTTTTTCACCCTTTTCATCTACAGTGAAACCATGGGTAAGAATCTTGCCATAAGGTGCTTTTCCACGAGCAGCGGTGCTTACAAGTAAAGAACTTTGAAACCACCCGCGATGCTGGTCGCTACCTTCAAGATACATGGAAGCAGGATATTCTCCCGCATCGTAAGAAGAAGATTCGAGCACAGCTTTCCATGTGCTTCCACTGTCAAACCATACATCCAAGATGTCCATCACTTTTTCAAGATTTTGAGGATCAAGCGTACATGCAGAAGGGAGCAATTGGGCAATGGGCTTATCCCACCACACATCCGCACCTTCCTTCTCAAAAAGCGCTCCAATGTGCTCTAAAATAGTCCCATCAAGCACCACCTCGCCCGTGGTTTTGTCTCTAAAAAATGCAATCGGTACTCCCCAGTCACGCTGACGCGAAATACACCAATCGGGGCGATTTTCAATCATCGTTCCCAAGCGTTTTTTGCCACTTTGGGGATAAAAACGTGTATTTTCCACTTCCCTTGAGGCCAAATTTCGCAAGGTTTCACCTTCGATTTTTGCCTCATCCATAGCAATGAACCACTGGCGGGTGGCGCGGTAAATCACCGGTTTGTGGGTACGCCAGCAAAAAGGATAGGAGTGTTTGAATTTTGAGCAATGCAACAATTTCGCGCCCAAAAGCTCCAAAATTTGCTCATTGGCGCGAAACACATGCTCACCCACAAAATGCGCAGGAAGGAGTTTTTGATGCACAATGCTCTCGTCGTATTTGCCCTCCTCATCCACGGGCATCACCACTTCAAGGCCGTATTTAAGGCCAACCCTATAGTCTTCTTCACCATGCCCTGGAGCAGTATGCACTAGGCCTGAGCCGCCATCCACCATGACATGCTCACCTAAAATCAATCGGGAGGAGCGACCGTTGAGGGGGTTGGTGGCAAACAGGTTTTCGACCTCTTCGCCTTTAAACT
Proteins encoded in this window:
- the ileS gene encoding isoleucine--tRNA ligase, giving the protein MDYKETLLLPKTDFPMRGDLPNKEPAHYATWFRNNTAYKTMIQNRANATRAFNLHDGPPYANGHIHIGHALNKILKDVIVKTHYFFGESVRYVPGWDCHGLPIEQQVEKALGKEKKETLPKTKIRQLCREHAQKFVDIQSQEFQSLGIIGDWENPYLTMKYAFEADIYRALCEVVKQGLLVERSKPVYWSWAAKSALAEAEVEYEQKEDYSIFVAFEGSPEVCEKLGIEGPLSFVIWTTTPWTLPANVAIALSPTEPYVVTSEGYVVAKALVAQLSELGITQGEIQKEFKGEEVENLFATNPLNGRSSRLILGEHVMVDGGSGLVHTAPGHGEEDYRVGLKYGLEVVMPVDEEGKYDESIVHQKLLPAHFVGEHVFRANEQILELLGAKLLHCSKFKHSYPFCWRTHKPVIYRATRQWFIAMDEAKIEGETLRNLASREVENTRFYPQSGKKRLGTMIENRPDWCISRQRDWGVPIAFFRDKTTGEVVLDGTILEHIGALFEKEGADVWWDKPIAQLLPSACTLDPQNLEKVMDILDVWFDSGSTWKAVLESSSYDAGEYPASMYLEGSDQHRGWFQSSLLVSTAARGKAPYGKILTHGFTVDEKGEKMSKSKGNVVAPEDIAKQNGVEILRLWVGMSDYATDLKISPTIIKQVSEQYRKIRNTLRFMLSCVYDVQEVVAPSQMSELDRWILGEAGEVLRGMEVAFREYDFSKGYALLTHFMTVELSGIYLDVTKDRLYCNGKEDRLRRSAQSAIVHMTRAFLPLLAPVLTYTVDEVLQYAPPIIKQEAKSVFDLVYAPIEAFTCKLEGAQEVREKFFEIVDSLKKEKRIKSTLELVVETKAPLFYEVLREEDAQDWLTVSGISPRALETEMLGKFEANGTSFVLWRSEKAKCPRCWKYAAEDENTPCPRCAQVLTHA
- the metX gene encoding homoserine O-acetyltransferase MetX; this encodes MKIRTKTEHFTNPLYLESGRILEPFDLTYETYGELNADKSNAVVVCHALTGSHHAAGRYENETKPGWWDGIIGDGKAIDTTRYCVICVNTLGSCFGSTGPMSPRFPSSEPYRLKFPVVTITDMVRAQRFLFDRLGIHKAHAVIGGSLGGMQALCFAIEHPNFSGRIISLASTYATQPWAIAFNKIAMEAVLNDPRFKEGQYDPKEIQEDGLVSLALGRMAGHISFLSPDSMAKKFGRNYVDTDGLYELFGRFQVERYLEYNGHNFSKRFDPLSYLYIIKAMNIFDATRNFESLHDSLSHVRAKLTLIGFRGDLLFLPEEMATIKKTMDDLGRAHLAEYIEIDSKYGHDAFLVELDKIDMHIKRALEAKA
- the gatA gene encoding Asp-tRNA(Asn)/Glu-tRNA(Gln) amidotransferase subunit GatA, encoding MTLKEAMALPKEELAALRATLKDNITKNAALGAYVEQLTGEPLNTLGEGIPIAIKDNIQVKGWNVTSASKILQGYVAPYNATVIDNLLKHGLAPFGRTNMDEFAMGSSTETSYYGKTKNPHNHACVPGGSSGGSAAAVAGGLAIAALGSDTGGSIRQPAAFCGCVGMKPTYGKVSRYGLGAFSSSLDQIGPITQNVEDAAILYDILAGHEERDSTSARMAHEAVSAALNPDRKLTIAVIENFLEGAAPSIQEKMQEGIKALESQGHTIVYKNLMNTKYDVATYYVIATAEASANLSRYDGVRYGNRAEAASLKEMYLKTRSEGFGDEVKRRILLGTFVLSSGYYDAYYIKAQKARHLIKENYEAIFEEADLIFMPVTPTPAFEFGSISDPLEMYLSDIYTISINLAGLPALALPLGMSQEGLPIGGQLVAKAYAEQTLFDGALSLERALTR
- a CDS encoding carbon-nitrogen hydrolase family protein, translating into MSLVAGLQLPTLPMSDAKLDYYFRICAKKGIGIVVLGEYVLNSFFKELSTMPQSMAKEQSNYKIKSLKALSAKYELTVIAPLVLVKKEGFVKVTAKFSPRSTHYYPQHWLIHFKHWNEEKFFLEPEAGYDLPVFVHEGVRYGIVNGFEAYFDAVWAEVDKKRVDAVLMPSVSAFDSGSRWRELLRMRALTHNVYILRTNRIGSYKEKESSWHFYGDSFLVNPHGEIEVSLADKEELLVATIDKALLTEARRVWGWRTQWAKKGVIV
- a CDS encoding succinyldiaminopimelate transaminase — encoded protein: MHFEPYPFEKLELLLAECTSPCTLSPIALTIGEPQFSTPLFIQETLAKEASLLNKYPKTAGEEGLRQAQREFMQRRFGVPLEEGMLLPTFGTREVLFNFPQYALFDVPHPVMGFVNPFYQIYEGAAIAARARVVHLELREENGFLPVCDPAVLKDCDLIILNSPSNPTARVMDLEALKPWARLAVEQDVVVLNDECYSEIYTSTPPPSLLEAAKAIGNTTYRNTLVVNSISKRSCAPGLRSGFIAGDKKLLEGYAKYRTYVGCASPLPLQMAAIAAWRDEAHVEEARRVYAQNMALAREILGITPSEATFYLWLYVRDGEAFAKALYEAQRVKVLPGSYLGRGGMGHAYVRIALVETPDRVREALERIRDFLKGWA
- the guaB gene encoding IMP dehydrogenase, coding for MKIRKRALTFEDVLLVPRYSEVLPKEVNIQTMLSRNIPLNLPIVSAAMDTVTEHRAAIMMARLGGIGIIHKNMDIESQVREVRRVKKSESGIIIDPVSIGPKATIQDALDIMSEYRISGVPVVDKDRYLLGILTNRDLRFENDFTRLVEEAMTKAPLITAPLGCDLDQAERIFHTNKVEKLPIVDEKGRLEGLITIKDLKKRQEYPAANKDSFGRLRAGAAIGVHQYDRAHALAKAGVDVLVLDSAHGHSKGIIDTVKRIKDEIDGVDVIAGNIATAEAALALIEAGVDGIKVGIGPGSICTTRIVAGVGVPQISAIEECASVGRKHGIPVIADGGIKYSGDVAKALAVGASSVMIGSLLAGTDESPGELIVYQGRQYKTYRGMGSIGAMSKGSTDRYFQEGTATDKLVPEGIEGRVPYVGSVKSVVHQMVGGLRSSMGYVGAASLEIFHDKAEFVEITSAGLKESHVHDVIITHEAPNYRVN
- the xseB gene encoding exodeoxyribonuclease VII small subunit — protein: MAENFETKLQEAKQILEKLNAPEMTLEESVEAYKKGMKALQEASKMLENAKLAFEHAKGEIA
- a CDS encoding HesA/MoeB/ThiF family protein is translated as MNYFTRQVQLWGEEVQASLTTKRIAIIGSGGLGSSLGIGLGSSGIGEIHLVDFDTVSLHNIHRQIAFKLEDENKPKAKVLGSLLEARYGGVKVVPHLMDFDTFTCKGIEVDLILDATDNLPTRAAINAYAKRVSTPWIYGSVEAFNGQVCFFEKSSFDAFKVLNKTPEGIAAPIVMHIASLQANLALRYLAGLSVKKDVLYYLYFDAAGELIHQTFSMPV
- a CDS encoding resistance to Congo red protein, whose translation is MLNLAQPVSLWVVFGAIGAVVLMIGVGIMLVNKKRIKDMK